In Eupeodes corollae chromosome 3, idEupCoro1.1, whole genome shotgun sequence, a single genomic region encodes these proteins:
- the LOC129950801 gene encoding uncharacterized protein LOC129950801, which produces MSKVLKDLIVTELKAKLSKRGLSGTGVKNELVKRLQEHLEQHKEDPYTFAFELEAKVEEVNTNVALSKMVLVLLAKLEENEKNFLKQLETQSKQLEAQRSNQKQEQQNILERGSAAELLQTVLAEKSCDFTVVANAIEQRFKNSHMAEVFRVQLYNRTQKRGETLQKL; this is translated from the exons AtgagtaaagttttgaaagactTAATTGTAACTGAGCTAAAGGCCAAACTAAGCAAACGTGGCTTAAGTGGGACAGGAGTGAAAAACGAACTCGTTAAGCGGTTGCAGGAACATCTTGAGCAGCACAAAGAAGACCCTTATACGTTTGCTTTCGAATTAGAAGCAAAAGTGGAAGAGGTAAATACAAATGTTGCCTTATCTAAAATGGTGTTAGTTCTTTTAGCCAAACTTGAAGAGAATGAAAAGAATTTCCTGAAACAACTAGAAACTCAAAGCAAACAACTAGAAGCCCAAAGAAGTAACCAAAAACAAGAACAGCAGAATATTCTAGAGCG CGGATCTGCTGCTGAACTGCTTCAAACCGTCCTAGCAGAAAAGAGTTGTGACTTCACAGTTGTGGCAAACGCAATCGAACAGCGTTTTAAGAATAGCCACATGGCAGAAGTCTTCCGAGTTCAGCTTTACAATAGGACACAAAAAAGAGGTGAAACTCTGCAGAAGCTTTAG